In bacterium, the following are encoded in one genomic region:
- a CDS encoding Stf0 sulfotransferase family protein, whose translation MMKPHTVYMVCATPRSGSGLLCEALWSTALAGKPDEYFHSGTAEEYANEWSTTRFSDYLAKVLEFGTTSNGVFGFKIMWTDFQNHYLNHSATLNASALRDVAPEFRYIWIRRQDKLRQAISIWKRKQTGIISWYDNEPPEYERIPEFNFSALNHLVQQVRAWDLNWASYFKSLEVSPLVITYEEDLQQDYTVVVRKILNYLTIPAPEDLNVQAKRKKLSDELSEHFVRLYQSRE comes from the coding sequence ATGATGAAACCTCATACCGTTTACATGGTCTGTGCGACTCCGCGATCCGGAAGCGGGTTGTTATGCGAAGCTCTCTGGAGTACTGCATTGGCAGGAAAACCGGATGAATATTTCCATTCCGGCACAGCGGAAGAATACGCGAATGAATGGAGTACGACCCGTTTCTCTGATTATTTGGCTAAAGTGCTGGAATTCGGGACCACATCGAATGGTGTCTTCGGCTTCAAAATCATGTGGACTGATTTTCAAAATCACTACCTGAATCATTCAGCAACCCTCAATGCTTCTGCATTGCGGGACGTAGCGCCGGAATTTCGGTATATCTGGATTCGGCGTCAGGACAAACTTCGGCAGGCGATTTCCATCTGGAAGCGGAAACAGACCGGGATCATCAGCTGGTATGACAACGAACCCCCCGAATACGAACGTATTCCTGAGTTCAATTTTTCCGCATTGAATCACCTTGTTCAGCAGGTTCGTGCATGGGATCTGAATTGGGCAAGCTATTTTAAATCGCTGGAAGTATCACCACTTGTCATCACGTACGAAGAGGATCTTCAGCAAGATTACACCGTTGTGGTTAGAAAAATCCTTAATTATTTAACAATTCCGGCACCGGAAGATCTGAACGTTCAGGCAAAAAGAAAGAAGCTCAGTGACGAACTGTCCGAGCATTTTGTGCGGTTATATCAATCGCGTGAGTAG